The Streptomyces seoulensis genome contains a region encoding:
- a CDS encoding sirohydrochlorin chelatase, translated as MSSPTGPESGLPVRMPRPRQPGRHRRPEPLVAPEDAPAFVLAVPGAPSAATRSLAEEVVSIARSELPGLDARIGYLDGDDAEFPSLRAVLAHAAEERTARHEQAVAAGSDAKAPDGPVAVVVPLLAGPDNALLRQTRQAVMDSRVAAELTDVLGPHPLLAEGLHVRLSEAGLARADRARLFTVATAADGIILASVGGEEAVQAAGITGMLLAARLAVPVMAAALDQEGSIASIAEQLRASGSQQLALAPYLIGPEIDTALLTAAAEEVDCATSEALGAYPAIGKLALAKYTASLGIAQQPQGAPAF; from the coding sequence ATGAGCTCCCCCACTGGACCCGAGTCCGGCCTGCCAGTACGAATGCCGCGACCCCGCCAGCCCGGACGGCACCGCCGTCCGGAGCCGCTGGTGGCTCCCGAGGACGCGCCCGCGTTCGTCCTCGCGGTGCCCGGTGCGCCCAGCGCCGCCACGCGCAGCCTCGCCGAGGAGGTCGTGAGCATCGCCCGCTCCGAGCTGCCCGGCCTCGACGCGCGGATCGGTTACCTGGACGGGGACGACGCCGAATTCCCGAGTCTGCGCGCCGTCCTGGCGCACGCCGCCGAAGAGCGCACCGCCCGCCATGAGCAGGCCGTCGCCGCCGGTTCCGACGCCAAGGCGCCGGACGGCCCGGTGGCCGTGGTCGTGCCGCTGCTGGCCGGCCCCGACAACGCCCTGCTGCGGCAGACCCGCCAGGCCGTGATGGACAGCCGGGTCGCCGCCGAGCTGACCGACGTCCTCGGCCCGCACCCGCTGCTGGCCGAGGGGCTGCACGTGCGGCTGTCGGAGGCGGGCCTGGCCCGTGCCGACCGCGCGCGCCTGTTCACGGTGGCGACGGCGGCGGACGGCATCATCCTGGCGTCCGTGGGCGGCGAGGAGGCCGTGCAGGCCGCCGGCATCACCGGCATGCTGCTCGCCGCGCGCCTGGCCGTGCCGGTGATGGCCGCCGCGCTGGACCAGGAGGGCTCGATCGCCTCCATCGCCGAGCAGCTCCGCGCCTCGGGTTCGCAGCAGCTCGCGCTCGCTCCGTACCTGATCGGCCCGGAGATCGACACGGCGCTGCTGACGGCCGCCGCCGAAGAGGTCGACTGCGCCACCTCCGAGGCGCTCGGCGCCTACCCGGCGATCGGCAAGCTCGCCCTCGCCAAGTACACGGCGTCCCTGGGCATCGCCCAGCAGCCGCAGGGCGCTCCCGCGTTCTGA
- a CDS encoding DUF5997 family protein → MSSQQSTQTMKPATAAKKLGVYLPATPAAFQEGVVSRAELNELQTNPPEWLRELRQNGPHPRPVVAARLGVSIAGLARGGVTEALTTEQIEALREEQPEWLEKERATQADVRKEAARIKKLHEEKEAKEG, encoded by the coding sequence ATGAGTTCGCAGCAGAGCACCCAGACGATGAAGCCCGCCACCGCGGCGAAGAAGCTGGGTGTGTACCTCCCCGCCACCCCCGCCGCCTTCCAGGAGGGTGTGGTCTCACGCGCGGAGCTGAACGAGCTCCAGACGAACCCGCCCGAGTGGCTGCGCGAGCTGCGGCAGAACGGCCCGCACCCGCGTCCGGTGGTCGCGGCCCGGCTGGGCGTGTCCATCGCCGGTCTGGCGCGCGGCGGTGTCACCGAGGCGCTGACCACCGAGCAGATCGAGGCGCTGCGCGAGGAGCAGCCCGAGTGGCTGGAGAAGGAGCGCGCCACGCAGGCCGACGTCCGCAAGGAAGCCGCGCGGATCAAGAAGCTGCACGAGGAGAAGGAAGCCAAGGAGGGCTGA
- a CDS encoding N-acetylglucosamine kinase — translation MFPRGKAVGPAVPGFLAVDSGGSGLRVAVGAFGGAPPAEGRSGRPVRTGERGIDPAHLLAEVLPLARALAAEAGVDELTTAVVGAAGFATLGDALRAELPDALAGELGVGIVGLAADAVTAYIGALGPRPGAVLAAGTGLIAIGTDLTGWRRADGWGHLLGDCGGGAWIGRAGLEAALRAYDGRAEGSAPLLERARERFGPPPELPGLVYPRPDRAAVLASFAPEVAACAPRDPVATGILRTAARHMAESVAAACPASGAPEVACTGGLLKLGEPLLAFLREELRRQVPHARQVTAQGDPLHGCVRLAAGLAAGDAVWPEDPRLLCVTGAGKRGT, via the coding sequence TTGTTCCCGCGAGGCAAGGCGGTCGGCCCGGCCGTCCCCGGATTCCTCGCGGTCGACTCCGGGGGCTCCGGTCTGCGGGTGGCCGTGGGGGCGTTCGGCGGGGCACCGCCCGCCGAGGGCAGGTCCGGCCGCCCGGTGCGGACCGGGGAACGGGGCATCGACCCGGCCCATCTGCTGGCAGAGGTTCTCCCGTTGGCGCGGGCCCTCGCGGCGGAGGCGGGTGTGGACGAGCTGACCACGGCCGTCGTCGGCGCCGCCGGGTTCGCCACCCTGGGGGACGCCCTGCGCGCGGAACTGCCGGACGCGCTCGCCGGGGAACTGGGCGTAGGCATCGTGGGACTGGCCGCCGACGCGGTCACCGCCTACATCGGCGCTCTCGGTCCGCGTCCGGGCGCCGTGCTCGCGGCGGGCACGGGCCTGATCGCCATCGGCACGGACCTGACCGGCTGGCGGCGGGCCGACGGCTGGGGCCATCTGCTGGGCGACTGCGGCGGCGGCGCCTGGATCGGGCGGGCCGGTCTGGAGGCGGCGCTGCGCGCATACGACGGCCGCGCGGAGGGCTCCGCGCCACTGCTGGAGCGGGCACGGGAGCGGTTCGGGCCGCCGCCGGAGCTGCCCGGTCTGGTCTATCCCCGGCCCGACCGTGCCGCCGTACTCGCCTCCTTCGCCCCGGAGGTCGCCGCCTGCGCGCCGCGTGACCCTGTCGCCACCGGCATCCTGCGCACGGCCGCCCGGCACATGGCCGAGTCCGTCGCCGCCGCGTGTCCGGCGTCCGGGGCACCTGAAGTTGCCTGTACCGGCGGCCTGTTGAAGCTGGGTGAACCCCTTCTCGCCTTCCTGCGAGAGGAGTTGAGGCGACAGGTGCCGCACGCCAGGCAGGTGACGGCCCAGGGCGATCCGCTGCACGGCTGCGTCCGGCTCGCGGCCGGGCTGGCGGCGGGGGACGCGGTCTGGCCCGAGGACCCGCGCCTGCTGTGCGTGACCGGCGCAGGGAAGAGAGGGACATAA
- a CDS encoding FUSC family protein, with amino-acid sequence MLKKVFMAPDPGRIRLRFAARAVLGIGLAVVVCGLMGQSLTGMVAGGLAALLTLFTVADPTVRGQAVTTALLPGTGVLVLAVAAELHAYPVARDLAFLAVVGAGVYARRWGPRGHSLGVFAFMMFFVGQFLHVTPVQLPELYVAVLLSVLTAAAVRFGVWCYERGRPAPTAPAAPGGTGLARVTTRQAVQAVAGAGFALVLGQLLSGQRWYWAVGATWWVFVNTASRGETLVRGFRRVLGTVLGIALGLLVALPVDGAVVPSLVLVALAVFGIFYSAAVSYTWMMLCVTLLAEVLYGLLGVLTPSLLALRVAETAVGAAGAMLAVLLVLPVTTHITTDAWIQRALRCVHACTAEAAARLAGSATADPAPRVAELEQLLGRVRMSVAPLVHPLNPLLGRKRRARSVLALLDDCAREVRGLVAVAADPEASHDARLAAACWRVEAAVEALTDGGSDPLHRPGEVPVEPALVHLHGLEHALADLAEPLRGAAAPSRLVGA; translated from the coding sequence GTGCTGAAGAAGGTGTTCATGGCGCCGGACCCGGGACGGATCCGACTGCGCTTCGCCGCGCGGGCCGTGCTCGGCATCGGTCTGGCCGTCGTCGTGTGCGGGCTGATGGGGCAGTCCCTGACCGGCATGGTCGCCGGCGGGCTCGCCGCGCTGCTGACCCTGTTCACCGTCGCCGACCCCACCGTGCGCGGGCAGGCCGTCACCACGGCCCTGCTGCCCGGTACCGGGGTGCTGGTGCTGGCCGTCGCGGCCGAGCTGCACGCTTACCCGGTCGCGCGTGACCTGGCGTTCCTCGCGGTCGTCGGCGCCGGTGTGTACGCGCGCCGCTGGGGCCCGCGCGGGCACAGCCTCGGTGTGTTCGCCTTCATGATGTTCTTCGTCGGCCAGTTCCTGCACGTCACGCCGGTGCAACTGCCCGAGCTGTACGTCGCCGTCCTGCTGTCCGTGCTCACCGCGGCCGCGGTGCGCTTCGGGGTGTGGTGCTACGAGCGCGGGCGCCCCGCGCCGACGGCGCCCGCCGCGCCGGGCGGCACCGGGCTGGCCCGCGTGACCACCCGGCAGGCCGTCCAGGCGGTCGCGGGCGCCGGCTTCGCGCTGGTCCTCGGGCAACTGCTGTCCGGACAGCGCTGGTACTGGGCCGTCGGCGCGACCTGGTGGGTCTTCGTCAACACCGCCTCGCGCGGCGAGACGCTGGTACGCGGGTTCCGGCGCGTCCTCGGCACGGTCCTCGGGATCGCCCTCGGGCTCCTCGTCGCGCTTCCGGTGGACGGGGCCGTCGTCCCGTCACTGGTGCTCGTCGCGCTCGCCGTCTTCGGCATCTTCTACTCGGCCGCCGTCTCCTACACCTGGATGATGCTCTGCGTGACCTTGCTGGCCGAGGTCCTCTACGGCCTGCTCGGCGTCCTCACCCCGTCGCTGCTCGCGCTGCGCGTGGCCGAGACGGCGGTCGGCGCGGCCGGTGCCATGCTCGCCGTACTGCTCGTGCTGCCCGTGACGACCCACATCACCACGGACGCCTGGATCCAGCGCGCCCTGCGCTGCGTCCACGCCTGCACCGCCGAGGCCGCCGCCCGGCTCGCCGGTTCGGCCACCGCCGACCCGGCGCCGCGCGTGGCCGAGCTGGAGCAGTTGCTCGGCCGGGTCCGGATGTCGGTCGCTCCGCTGGTGCACCCGCTGAACCCCCTGCTGGGCCGCAAGCGGCGTGCCCGCAGTGTGCTCGCCCTGCTGGACGACTGCGCCCGCGAGGTCCGGGGTCTGGTCGCCGTCGCCGCCGACCCCGAGGCGTCCCACGACGCCCGCCTGGCCGCGGCCTGCTGGCGCGTGGAGGCCGCGGTGGAGGCGCTCACGGACGGGGGCTCCGATCCACTGCACCGGCCCGGCGAGGTCCCGGTGGAACCGGCCCTGGTCCACCTCCACGGCCTGGAGCACGCCCTGGCCGACCTGGCGGAACCCCTCAGGGGAGCTGCGGCGCCGTCCCGGCTGGTGGGCGCCTGA
- a CDS encoding Lrp/AsnC family transcriptional regulator → MAVDELDTRILRLLLEQPRTSVREYARILGIARGTLQARLDRMERDGVITGTGPSLSPAALGHPVLAFVHIEVTQGHMDDVGEALAAIPEIVEAFSTTGGGDLLARVVGRDNAHLEDVIQKLISVPGVVRTRTEVALRERVPFRLLPLVESVGRSADQP, encoded by the coding sequence ATGGCCGTGGACGAGCTGGACACCCGCATCCTGCGGCTGCTGCTGGAGCAGCCGCGCACCAGCGTGCGCGAGTACGCCCGCATCCTGGGCATCGCGCGGGGCACCCTCCAGGCCCGGCTGGACCGGATGGAGCGGGACGGTGTGATCACGGGCACGGGCCCCTCCCTGTCCCCCGCCGCGCTCGGCCATCCCGTCCTGGCCTTCGTGCACATCGAGGTCACACAGGGCCATATGGACGACGTCGGCGAGGCGCTCGCGGCGATCCCGGAGATCGTCGAGGCGTTCTCGACCACCGGCGGCGGCGACCTGCTGGCACGCGTGGTGGGCCGGGACAACGCCCATCTGGAGGATGTGATCCAGAAGCTCATCAGCGTGCCCGGCGTGGTGCGCACCCGCACCGAGGTGGCCCTGCGGGAACGGGTGCCGTTCCGGCTGCTGCCCCTGGTGGAGTCGGTCGGCCGGTCGGCCGACCAGCCCTGA
- a CDS encoding DUF4132 domain-containing protein translates to MGWVPAGGYEVALECGKVVCRNAAGRLLKSVPPKIADDPAVVGLRQLTEWLERHEREALAAVERWMVRSLPVPLAVVARVWPDPAWRAALGDLVVTGEDGRVAGFLRDADPERGLGLVDLDGDTVRIAPALVRIPHPVLLADLEELREFAVELGVEQRAQQLFREVFRRPAALPADAKEVEEYAGGSFKELRFLHGRATQLGYRVRGGNAVCSVLEDGRGVEARVWIGDYDSYEQTETGPLTWTDPAGQVLKLGQVGPVAWSEGIRMAAALYAGRDIEDEERAA, encoded by the coding sequence ATGGGGTGGGTTCCGGCGGGCGGCTATGAGGTCGCCCTCGAGTGCGGGAAGGTCGTGTGCCGCAACGCGGCCGGACGGCTGCTGAAGTCCGTGCCCCCGAAGATCGCCGATGATCCGGCGGTCGTGGGGCTGCGGCAGCTCACCGAGTGGCTGGAGCGGCACGAGCGGGAGGCGCTCGCCGCCGTGGAGCGGTGGATGGTCCGCTCGCTGCCGGTACCGCTCGCCGTCGTCGCGCGGGTGTGGCCCGACCCGGCCTGGCGGGCCGCGCTCGGCGATCTGGTGGTCACGGGCGAGGACGGCCGCGTCGCCGGCTTCCTGCGGGACGCCGACCCCGAGCGGGGTCTCGGCCTGGTCGACCTGGACGGCGACACCGTCCGCATCGCCCCCGCCCTGGTCCGCATCCCGCATCCCGTCCTCCTCGCGGACCTGGAGGAGCTGCGGGAGTTCGCCGTCGAACTGGGCGTGGAGCAGCGCGCCCAGCAGCTCTTCCGTGAGGTGTTCCGGCGTCCGGCCGCCCTGCCCGCCGACGCCAAGGAGGTGGAGGAGTACGCGGGCGGCTCGTTCAAGGAGCTGCGTTTCCTGCACGGCCGCGCCACCCAGCTCGGCTACCGCGTGCGCGGTGGCAACGCGGTCTGCTCCGTCCTGGAGGACGGCCGGGGCGTCGAGGCCCGCGTCTGGATCGGGGACTACGACAGCTACGAGCAGACCGAGACCGGCCCCCTGACCTGGACCGACCCTGCCGGGCAGGTGCTGAAGCTCGGGCAGGTCGGTCCGGTGGCCTGGTCGGAGGGCATCCGCATGGCCGCCGCGCTGTACGCCGGCCGGGACATCGAGGACGAGGAGCGGGCGGCATGA
- a CDS encoding LysR family substrate-binding domain-containing protein, whose amino-acid sequence MTGSEESPSFRLAYVPGVTPAKWVRIWNERLPGTPLVLTQVPAAEADALMRAGEADAGFVRLPVDRDFFSAIPLYTEATVVVVPKDHLITAAEEVTLADLADEVLFHPLDDVFDWDAPPGEPAFERPATTPDALELVAANVGLLIVPQSLARLYHRKDLTYRTVVDAPQSRIALSWPEEATTDLVEDFIGIVRGRTVNSTRGRETPPEAKQQKKKKPDQGGARQKSGKPAGRPVRGRSGGRTGKPRRKS is encoded by the coding sequence GTGACAGGCTCGGAAGAATCACCGTCGTTCCGGCTCGCGTACGTCCCCGGAGTGACGCCCGCCAAATGGGTGCGGATCTGGAACGAACGCCTGCCCGGCACCCCGCTCGTCCTCACGCAGGTACCCGCCGCCGAGGCGGACGCGCTCATGCGCGCGGGGGAGGCCGACGCGGGCTTCGTGCGGCTGCCCGTCGACCGCGACTTCTTCAGCGCGATCCCGCTGTACACCGAGGCCACCGTGGTCGTCGTCCCCAAGGACCACCTGATCACCGCGGCCGAGGAGGTCACGCTCGCCGACCTCGCCGACGAGGTGCTCTTCCACCCGCTGGACGACGTCTTCGACTGGGACGCCCCGCCCGGTGAGCCCGCCTTCGAGCGGCCCGCCACCACCCCGGACGCCCTGGAACTGGTCGCGGCCAACGTCGGCCTGCTGATCGTCCCGCAGTCGCTGGCCCGGCTGTACCACCGCAAGGACCTGACCTACCGCACGGTCGTCGACGCCCCGCAGTCCCGCATCGCGCTGTCCTGGCCCGAGGAGGCCACCACCGACCTGGTGGAGGACTTCATCGGCATCGTCCGGGGGCGCACCGTCAACAGCACGCGAGGCCGCGAGACGCCCCCCGAGGCCAAGCAGCAGAAGAAGAAAAAGCCCGATCAGGGCGGTGCCCGGCAGAAGAGCGGCAAGCCCGCCGGGCGGCCCGTGCGCGGGCGCTCCGGCGGCCGTACGGGGAAGCCGCGCCGCAAGTCCTGA
- a CDS encoding MFS transporter: MTTVQTRPADADRRRWQALAVCLVAGFMTLLDSSIVNVALPSVERGLGADAADVSWVVSGYALTFGLALVPAGRLGDVRGRRAAFLFGLALFTVASVACGLAPSSGWLVVFRLLQGAASGIVAPQTTGLIQQMFQGAERARAFGMLGSVVGISTAVGPPAGGLLIQAFGVEDGWRWVFYVNLPIGVAAFCAALRLLPRTPVAEKRREGADLTGVLLLGAGVLALMLPLVQEQQWTGRLKWALLPVAALLLTAFWRWERRQGRLGRGPLIDLELFSLRSFTLGVLLNLVYFGGFTTVFFVYTLYLQNGLGYGALAAGLASLPFAVGSAVGAALGGKLVVRHGRKLVVIGLAGVAVGLVGVIGAVQFVQGAGAAWAAALPLLLAGVGSGVTISPNTTLTLTRVPVRRAGAAGGILVTAQRIGSAAGIAAVGAVYFAHLANHGTSTRALQLGLLTAVGIILVALALAVADLRERQTHPEPPMGEGPAPEPLESTASKA; the protein is encoded by the coding sequence ATGACTACAGTCCAGACCCGCCCTGCCGACGCCGACCGACGGCGCTGGCAGGCGCTCGCGGTCTGTCTCGTGGCGGGCTTCATGACGCTGCTCGACAGCTCGATCGTGAACGTCGCCCTGCCCTCGGTCGAACGCGGACTCGGCGCCGACGCCGCCGACGTGTCGTGGGTGGTGTCGGGGTACGCGCTCACCTTCGGCCTCGCCCTCGTCCCTGCGGGCCGCCTCGGCGACGTGCGCGGACGCCGGGCGGCCTTCCTGTTCGGGCTCGCGCTGTTCACGGTGGCCTCGGTGGCGTGCGGGCTGGCGCCGAGCTCCGGATGGCTGGTGGTGTTCCGGCTGCTGCAGGGCGCGGCCTCCGGCATCGTGGCGCCGCAGACGACGGGTCTGATCCAGCAGATGTTCCAGGGCGCGGAGCGGGCGCGCGCCTTCGGCATGCTCGGCAGCGTGGTCGGTATCTCCACGGCGGTCGGACCTCCGGCGGGCGGCCTGCTGATCCAGGCGTTCGGCGTCGAGGACGGCTGGCGCTGGGTGTTCTACGTCAACCTGCCCATCGGCGTGGCCGCGTTCTGTGCGGCGCTGCGGCTGCTGCCCCGCACACCGGTGGCGGAGAAGAGGCGCGAGGGCGCCGATCTGACGGGGGTCCTGCTGCTCGGCGCGGGTGTGCTGGCGCTGATGCTGCCGCTGGTGCAGGAGCAGCAGTGGACCGGCCGGCTGAAGTGGGCCCTGCTGCCGGTCGCGGCACTGCTGCTGACCGCGTTCTGGCGGTGGGAGCGGCGTCAGGGCCGGCTCGGGCGCGGGCCGCTGATCGACCTGGAGCTGTTCTCCCTGCGGTCCTTCACCCTGGGCGTGCTGCTGAACCTGGTGTACTTCGGCGGCTTCACCACGGTGTTCTTCGTGTACACCCTGTACTTGCAGAACGGCCTGGGCTACGGCGCCCTCGCGGCGGGGCTGGCCTCGCTGCCGTTCGCCGTCGGTTCGGCGGTCGGGGCGGCGCTGGGCGGCAAGCTGGTGGTGCGGCACGGCCGCAAGCTGGTCGTCATCGGGCTGGCCGGGGTGGCGGTGGGCCTGGTCGGCGTCATCGGCGCCGTGCAGTTCGTCCAGGGGGCCGGTGCGGCGTGGGCGGCGGCGCTGCCGCTGCTGCTCGCGGGGGTCGGCTCCGGCGTGACGATCTCCCCCAACACCACGCTCACCCTCACCCGGGTCCCCGTACGGCGGGCCGGTGCCGCGGGCGGCATCCTGGTGACCGCCCAGCGCATCGGCTCGGCGGCCGGTATCGCCGCGGTGGGCGCGGTCTACTTCGCCCACCTCGCCAACCACGGCACCTCCACCAGGGCGCTGCAACTGGGCCTGCTCACGGCGGTGGGGATCATCCTGGTCGCGCTCGCCCTGGCCGTCGCGGACCTGCGGGAGCGGCAGACGCACCCGGAGCCGCCCATGGGCGAGGGCCCGGCGCCGGAGCCGTTGGAGAGCACGGCGTCGAAGGCCTGA